The following are encoded in a window of Saccharothrix longispora genomic DNA:
- a CDS encoding cell division protein FtsQ/DivIB, translating into MSTRTARRRPATAARRRPSRGPSRRTVLRRRLVAILVLVGVTAFVVTVWFTPALGVREVEVAGVVDLTEAQVREVAAIDEGTPLVQLDTRAVADRVHRLSRVAGVTVERVLPSTVRLTVDEREPVAVVKAADGAHLVDATGRDYAVVASPPDGVPELTAQPNAVAAAVSVLTAVPESLRREVSLVRAGSPADIRLTLSEGREVRWGSPEDTPRKAAVLDVLLTRNGTVFDVSSPELPTVSDGPE; encoded by the coding sequence GTGAGCACGCGGACGGCGCGTCGTCGCCCGGCCACCGCCGCACGGCGACGCCCGTCGCGCGGCCCGTCCCGGCGCACGGTGCTGCGCCGGAGACTGGTCGCGATCCTCGTCCTGGTCGGCGTCACGGCCTTCGTCGTGACGGTCTGGTTCACGCCCGCGCTCGGCGTGCGCGAGGTCGAGGTCGCCGGTGTGGTGGACCTCACCGAGGCGCAGGTCCGCGAGGTCGCCGCGATCGACGAGGGCACGCCGCTCGTGCAGCTCGACACCCGGGCCGTCGCCGACCGCGTCCACCGGCTGTCCCGGGTCGCCGGGGTGACCGTGGAGCGCGTGCTGCCGTCGACGGTGCGGCTCACCGTGGACGAGCGCGAGCCGGTCGCCGTGGTGAAGGCCGCGGACGGCGCGCACCTGGTCGACGCGACCGGGCGCGACTACGCCGTCGTGGCGTCGCCGCCCGACGGCGTGCCCGAGCTGACCGCGCAGCCGAACGCGGTGGCCGCCGCCGTGAGCGTGCTGACGGCCGTGCCCGAGTCGCTGCGCCGGGAGGTGTCGCTCGTGCGGGCCGGGTCGCCCGCCGACATCCGGCTCACGCTCTCCGAGGGGCGCGAGGTCCGCTGGGGCTCGCCGGAGGACACCCCCCGCAAGGCCGCCGTGCTCGACGTCCTGCTCACCCGGAACGGCACGGTGTTCGACGTCTCCAGCCCAGAACTGCCGACGGTGTCCGACGGGCCGGAGTGA
- the ftsZ gene encoding cell division protein FtsZ, with the protein MTPPHNYLAVIKVVGIGGGGVNAVNRMIEVGLKGVEFIAVNTDAQALLMSDADVKLDIGRELTRGLGAGANPEVGHKAAEDHREEIEEVLKGADMVFVTAGEGGGTGTGGAPVVASIARKLGALTIGVVTRPFSFEGKRRAKQAEEGIQALRNECDTLIVIPNDRLLQLGDIGVSLMDAFRSADEVLLSGVQGITDLITTPGLINLDFADVKSVMSGAGSALMGIGSARGEGRAVTAAQKAINSPLLEASMEGAHGVLLSIAGGSDLGLFEINESASLVQEAAHPDANIIFGTVIDDSLGDEVRVTVIAAGFDSGGPTHKKLEPQALAGPARGNPVATATAGELSAPQQPPPPAVQPPPPVTPVEQQQPPVVPQRTVVPQQPQPVQGNGQSPYSAPQPTGPRSLSPGLQGGTSGTLPTRAVPVTDDPDDEVDVPPFMRR; encoded by the coding sequence ATGACGCCCCCGCACAACTACCTCGCGGTGATAAAGGTCGTCGGCATCGGCGGTGGCGGCGTGAACGCCGTCAACCGCATGATCGAGGTCGGGCTCAAGGGCGTCGAGTTCATCGCGGTGAACACCGACGCCCAGGCTCTGCTGATGTCGGACGCCGACGTGAAGCTCGACATCGGCCGCGAACTCACCCGCGGTCTCGGAGCAGGCGCCAACCCGGAAGTCGGCCACAAGGCCGCAGAAGACCACCGCGAGGAGATCGAAGAGGTCCTCAAGGGCGCCGACATGGTCTTCGTGACCGCCGGCGAGGGCGGTGGCACGGGGACCGGCGGCGCGCCCGTCGTCGCCTCCATCGCGCGCAAGCTCGGCGCGCTCACCATCGGCGTCGTGACGCGACCCTTCTCGTTCGAGGGCAAGCGCCGCGCCAAGCAGGCCGAGGAGGGCATCCAGGCCCTGCGCAACGAGTGCGACACGCTCATCGTGATCCCGAACGACCGGCTGCTCCAGCTCGGCGACATCGGTGTCTCGCTGATGGACGCGTTCCGCTCGGCGGACGAGGTGCTGCTGTCCGGTGTCCAGGGCATCACCGACCTCATCACCACCCCCGGTCTGATCAACCTCGACTTCGCCGACGTGAAGTCCGTGATGTCCGGGGCGGGCAGCGCCCTGATGGGCATCGGCTCGGCGCGCGGCGAGGGCAGAGCCGTGACGGCCGCGCAGAAGGCCATCAACTCGCCGCTGCTGGAAGCGTCGATGGAGGGCGCGCACGGCGTGCTGCTGTCGATCGCCGGCGGCAGCGACCTCGGGCTGTTCGAGATCAACGAGTCGGCGTCGCTGGTCCAGGAGGCCGCACACCCCGACGCGAACATCATCTTCGGCACGGTCATCGACGACTCGCTCGGCGACGAGGTGCGGGTGACGGTGATCGCGGCCGGGTTCGACAGCGGTGGGCCGACGCACAAGAAGCTGGAGCCGCAGGCACTGGCCGGTCCCGCCCGCGGCAACCCGGTCGCCACGGCGACCGCCGGCGAGCTGTCCGCGCCCCAGCAGCCCCCGCCGCCCGCCGTGCAGCCGCCGCCGCCCGTCACGCCCGTGGAGCAGCAGCAGCCCCCGGTCGTGCCGCAGCGCACCGTCGTGCCGCAGCAGCCCCAGCCCGTCCAGGGCAACGGCCAGTCGCCGTACTCGGCGCCGCAGCCCACCGGCCCCCGGTCGCTGTCCCCGGGCCTCCAGGGCGGCACCTCGGGAACCCTCCCGACCCGCGCCGTCCCGGTGACCGACGACCCCGACGACGAGGTGGACGTCCCCCCCTTCATGCGCCGCTGA
- the mraY gene encoding phospho-N-acetylmuramoyl-pentapeptide-transferase has translation MKSILIAAAIALITSIMLTPYLIKIFSRQGFGQEIREEGPQSHKTKRGTPTMGGVAILVAMWAGYLGAHLVNSMSASAQDQTPSASGLLVLMLTTSLGVVGFLDDFIKIRKQRNLGLNKTAKLVGQFVATIIFAVLVIQFPNKDGFTPASVNLSFVRDISVVSFGIVGFVVFCYAAISAWSNAVNLTDGLDGLAGGTSAMVLGTYVVISFWQFRYNCSNLLVAGCYDVRDPLDLALVAAAAMAGCIGFLWWNAAPAKIFMGDTGSLALGGLVAGLSIATRTELLMVVIGGLFVVEALSVVLQVAVFRTSRRRLFRMAPFHHHFELAGWAETTVIIRFWLLAAMCCMLGLGLFYSEWLTAVES, from the coding sequence GTGAAGAGCATCCTGATCGCGGCGGCCATCGCCCTGATCACGTCGATCATGCTGACGCCGTACCTGATCAAGATCTTCTCCCGGCAGGGCTTCGGCCAGGAGATCCGCGAGGAAGGGCCGCAGAGCCACAAGACCAAGCGCGGCACGCCCACCATGGGCGGCGTCGCGATCCTGGTCGCGATGTGGGCGGGCTACCTCGGCGCGCACCTGGTGAACTCGATGTCCGCCTCCGCGCAGGACCAGACGCCCAGCGCGTCCGGCCTGCTCGTGCTGATGCTGACGACCTCACTCGGCGTCGTCGGCTTCCTGGACGACTTCATCAAGATCCGCAAGCAGCGCAACCTGGGCCTGAACAAGACCGCGAAGCTGGTCGGCCAGTTCGTCGCCACGATCATCTTCGCCGTCCTGGTCATCCAGTTCCCGAACAAGGACGGCTTCACGCCCGCGTCGGTCAACCTCTCGTTCGTCCGCGACATCAGCGTCGTGTCGTTCGGCATCGTCGGCTTCGTGGTGTTCTGCTACGCGGCGATCTCCGCCTGGTCGAACGCGGTGAACCTGACCGACGGCCTCGACGGGCTCGCCGGCGGCACGTCCGCGATGGTGCTCGGCACCTACGTCGTCATCAGCTTCTGGCAGTTCCGCTACAACTGCTCCAACCTGCTCGTGGCCGGCTGCTACGACGTGCGCGACCCGCTGGACCTGGCGCTGGTGGCCGCCGCCGCGATGGCCGGCTGCATCGGCTTCCTCTGGTGGAACGCCGCGCCCGCCAAGATCTTCATGGGCGACACCGGCTCGCTGGCGCTCGGCGGCCTGGTCGCCGGCCTGTCCATCGCGACCCGCACCGAGCTGCTGATGGTCGTCATCGGCGGCCTGTTCGTGGTCGAGGCGCTGTCGGTGGTGCTCCAGGTCGCGGTGTTCCGCACGTCGCGGCGACGGCTGTTCCGCATGGCGCCGTTCCACCACCACTTCGAACTCGCCGGGTGGGCGGAAACCACGGTGATCATCCGGTTCTGGCTGCTCGCGGCCATGTGCTGCATGCTGGGCCTGGGGCTGTTCTACAGCGAGTGGCTCACCGCGGTGGAGAGCTGA
- a CDS encoding DinB family protein, whose amino-acid sequence MGSEKTDNRVDVPFSGDERTLLCSFLDFLRGTIEHKCRGLGDEDAARPVLPSQLTTAAGIVKHLRWVENYWFRVALAGEPSKAPYTQDDPDADWRVEPGETISGLLADYAAECTASRELVAGLDLDHEVAFRGDERLSVRWVLIHMIEETGRHAGHLDVVRELLDGTTGE is encoded by the coding sequence ATGGGCAGTGAGAAGACCGACAACCGCGTCGACGTGCCGTTCTCCGGTGACGAGCGGACCCTTTTGTGCTCCTTCCTCGACTTCCTGCGCGGCACGATCGAGCACAAGTGCCGTGGCCTGGGCGACGAGGACGCGGCGCGTCCCGTGCTCCCCTCGCAGCTCACCACGGCCGCGGGCATCGTCAAGCACCTGCGGTGGGTGGAGAACTACTGGTTCCGGGTGGCGCTGGCCGGCGAGCCGAGCAAGGCCCCCTACACGCAGGACGACCCGGACGCGGACTGGCGCGTCGAGCCGGGCGAGACGATCTCGGGATTGCTCGCCGACTACGCTGCGGAGTGCACGGCGAGTCGGGAGCTCGTCGCGGGACTCGACCTCGACCACGAGGTGGCGTTCCGGGGTGACGAACGCCTTTCCGTGCGCTGGGTGCTGATCCACATGATCGAGGAAACGGGTCGGCACGCGGGGCACCTGGACGTGGTGCGGGAGCTGCTCGACGGGACGACCGGCGAGTAG
- the murD gene encoding UDP-N-acetylmuramoyl-L-alanine--D-glutamate ligase gives MGFLAGRHVLVAGAGVTGRSAAEALLAADAAVTVTDGSGDRLAALEQLLPGVDLVPGLVAPPPGVDLVVTSPGWRPDSPLLVAARTAGVEVIGEVELAWRMGAELADPPTWLAVTGTNGKTTTVGMLESILRAAGIDAVACGNVGLPVVDALLAGHRVLAVELSSFQLHWSPSVRPFAGVLLNLAEDHLDWHGTFGAYAAAKAGVLTGGVAIGGVDDPVVAELLAAAPAGAHVGFTLSSPEEGQLGVHDGVLVDRAFGPDAVLLPVADVQPAGPPGVADALAAAALARAHGVPAEAVAAGLRSFRPGAHRAVVVASAGGVLYVNDSKATNPHAAAASLRSHPSVVWVAGGLLKGASVDDLVRAEAHRMRGAVLIGADREVIAKALARHAPAVPVAVLDGATMDDAVRAARSMAQPGDAVVLAPAAASMDMFSDYAHRGQAFTEAVQALVTS, from the coding sequence GTGGGCTTCCTCGCGGGACGCCACGTCCTGGTCGCCGGCGCCGGCGTGACCGGTCGCTCCGCGGCCGAGGCGCTGCTGGCGGCGGACGCGGCGGTCACCGTGACCGACGGGTCCGGCGACCGCCTCGCCGCGCTGGAGCAGCTGCTGCCCGGCGTGGACCTGGTGCCCGGCCTGGTCGCGCCGCCGCCCGGCGTGGACCTGGTCGTGACCAGCCCGGGGTGGCGGCCGGACAGCCCGCTGCTGGTCGCCGCGCGGACCGCCGGCGTCGAGGTCATCGGCGAGGTCGAGCTGGCCTGGCGGATGGGCGCGGAGCTGGCCGACCCGCCGACGTGGCTCGCGGTGACCGGGACCAACGGCAAGACCACCACCGTCGGCATGCTGGAGTCGATCCTGCGCGCGGCCGGCATCGACGCCGTGGCGTGCGGCAACGTCGGCCTGCCCGTCGTGGACGCGCTGCTGGCCGGGCACCGGGTGCTGGCGGTGGAGCTGTCGAGCTTCCAGCTGCACTGGTCGCCGTCGGTGCGGCCGTTCGCCGGGGTGCTGCTGAACCTCGCCGAGGACCACCTGGACTGGCACGGCACGTTCGGCGCGTACGCGGCGGCGAAGGCCGGCGTGCTGACCGGCGGGGTCGCGATCGGCGGGGTGGACGACCCCGTGGTGGCGGAGCTGCTGGCCGCCGCGCCCGCCGGGGCGCACGTCGGGTTCACCCTCTCCTCCCCCGAGGAGGGGCAGCTCGGCGTGCACGACGGCGTGCTGGTCGACCGGGCGTTCGGGCCGGACGCGGTGCTGCTGCCGGTCGCCGACGTGCAGCCGGCCGGTCCGCCCGGCGTGGCCGACGCCCTGGCCGCCGCGGCGCTGGCCCGCGCGCACGGCGTGCCCGCGGAGGCGGTCGCGGCGGGGCTGCGGTCGTTCCGGCCGGGCGCGCACCGCGCGGTCGTCGTCGCCTCCGCCGGCGGCGTGCTGTACGTGAACGACTCGAAGGCCACCAACCCGCACGCCGCCGCCGCGTCGCTGCGGTCGCACCCCAGCGTGGTGTGGGTGGCGGGCGGCCTGCTCAAGGGCGCGTCGGTGGACGACCTCGTGCGGGCCGAGGCGCACCGCATGCGCGGCGCCGTGCTGATCGGCGCGGACCGCGAGGTCATCGCGAAGGCGCTGGCCCGGCACGCGCCGGCGGTGCCGGTGGCGGTGCTGGACGGCGCGACGATGGACGACGCGGTCCGCGCGGCCCGGTCGATGGCGCAGCCGGGCGACGCCGTGGTGCTCGCGCCGGCGGCGGCGTCCATGGACATGTTCAGCGACTACGCGCACCGCGGCCAGGCGTTCACGGAGGCCGTGCAGGCGCTGGTCACGAGCTGA
- the murC gene encoding UDP-N-acetylmuramate--L-alanine ligase: MSGIARILLARGAQVSGSDAKDSRTVLALRAQGAAIAVGHDGANLDQLDGGPTAVVVSTAIRADNPELVAARERGVTVLRRAEALAALMEDHRVVCVAGTHGKTSTTSMLTVALQHCRLDPSFAIGGDLNESGANAHQGSGGVFVAEADESDGSFLHFAPSIAVVTNVEADHLDHHGTVEAYTAVFDAFLERIRPDGVLVACADDPGAAALAERAAKLGIRVRPYGRTATGPGSARLVDHRPHEGGGLAKVEVDGEVVEVRVSVPGEHMAGNAVAALVAALELGADRAGVLEGLAAFGGVRRRFEFKGRAGGVRVYDDYAHHPTEVAAQLTAARALAGEGKLVVVFQPHLYSRTRLFADEFGTALGLADEVVVLDVYGAREDPEPGVTGALLAGKVALDAGKVHYEPSFDRVPALVKGLVSDGDLVVTMGAGDVTMLGPEIVGELDRS; this comes from the coding sequence ATGAGCGGCATCGCGCGCATCCTCCTCGCCCGCGGGGCACAGGTCTCCGGCTCCGACGCCAAGGACTCGCGCACGGTGCTCGCCCTGCGCGCGCAGGGCGCGGCCATCGCGGTCGGCCACGACGGCGCGAACCTCGACCAGCTCGACGGCGGCCCCACGGCCGTCGTGGTGTCCACCGCGATCCGCGCGGACAACCCCGAGCTGGTCGCCGCCCGCGAGCGCGGCGTGACCGTGCTGCGGCGCGCCGAGGCGCTGGCCGCGCTGATGGAGGACCACCGGGTGGTCTGCGTCGCCGGCACGCACGGCAAGACGTCGACCACCTCGATGCTCACCGTGGCGCTCCAGCACTGCCGGCTCGACCCGTCGTTCGCCATCGGCGGCGACCTGAACGAGTCGGGCGCCAACGCCCACCAGGGCTCCGGCGGCGTGTTCGTCGCCGAGGCGGACGAGAGCGACGGCTCGTTCCTGCACTTCGCGCCGTCGATCGCGGTGGTGACCAACGTCGAGGCCGACCACCTGGACCACCACGGCACCGTCGAGGCCTACACGGCGGTGTTCGACGCGTTCCTGGAGCGCATCCGGCCCGACGGCGTGCTCGTGGCGTGCGCGGACGACCCGGGCGCGGCGGCGCTGGCCGAACGGGCCGCGAAGCTCGGCATCCGGGTCCGCCCCTACGGCCGCACGGCCACCGGCCCCGGCTCGGCCCGCCTGGTCGACCACCGGCCGCACGAGGGCGGCGGCCTGGCCAAGGTCGAGGTCGACGGCGAGGTCGTGGAGGTCCGCGTCTCCGTGCCCGGCGAGCACATGGCGGGCAACGCGGTCGCCGCGCTGGTCGCCGCGCTGGAGCTGGGCGCGGACCGCGCGGGCGTGCTGGAGGGCCTGGCCGCGTTCGGCGGGGTGCGCCGCCGCTTCGAGTTCAAGGGCCGCGCGGGCGGCGTGCGGGTCTACGACGACTACGCCCACCACCCCACCGAGGTGGCCGCGCAGCTCACCGCCGCCCGCGCGCTGGCGGGGGAGGGCAAGCTGGTCGTGGTGTTCCAGCCGCACCTGTACTCGCGGACCCGGCTGTTCGCCGACGAGTTCGGCACCGCGCTGGGCCTGGCCGACGAGGTCGTCGTGCTCGACGTCTACGGCGCGCGCGAGGACCCGGAGCCGGGCGTCACCGGCGCGCTGCTGGCCGGGAAGGTGGCGCTGGACGCGGGGAAGGTCCACTACGAGCCGTCGTTCGACCGGGTGCCCGCGCTGGTGAAGGGGCTCGTGTCGGACGGCGACCTGGTCGTCACCATGGGCGCGGGCGACGTGACGATGCTCGGCCCGGAGATCGTCGGGGAGCTGGATCGGTCGTGA
- the murG gene encoding undecaprenyldiphospho-muramoylpentapeptide beta-N-acetylglucosaminyltransferase produces the protein MTGVPQQAGPCVVVAGGGTAGHIEPALALADAVMRLRPDARVVALGTERGLESRLVPARGYPLELIPPVPMPRKPTPDLLKLPLRVRGAVKHTREILDRVRADVVVGFGGYVALPAYLAARGRVPIVVHEANAKAGLANKVGAKFAERVAAAVPDSGLADAEVIGIPLRHSITSLDRAALRRQARAHFGLHPTAPVLLVFGGSQGARSINNAVSAAAPAFAQAGIGVLHAHGPKNTLAVQSVPGAPPYVPVPYLERMDLAYAAADAVLCRSGAMTVAEVSAVGLPAVFVPLPHGNGEQALNANPVVSVGGGLLVPDEQLTPEWVAGTVVPLVADRNRLAAMTTATLSTGHREADEVLARIVLEVVGK, from the coding sequence GTGACCGGGGTTCCCCAGCAGGCCGGACCGTGCGTGGTGGTCGCCGGAGGCGGCACCGCCGGGCACATCGAGCCCGCACTGGCCCTGGCCGACGCCGTCATGCGGCTGCGGCCCGACGCGCGCGTGGTCGCGCTCGGCACGGAGCGCGGGTTGGAGAGCAGGCTCGTGCCCGCCCGCGGCTACCCGCTGGAGCTGATCCCGCCGGTGCCGATGCCCCGCAAGCCCACGCCGGACCTGCTCAAGCTCCCGCTGCGGGTGCGCGGCGCGGTCAAGCACACCCGGGAGATCCTGGACCGGGTGCGCGCGGACGTGGTGGTCGGCTTCGGCGGCTACGTGGCCCTGCCCGCCTACCTCGCCGCCCGCGGCCGGGTGCCGATCGTGGTGCACGAGGCCAACGCCAAGGCCGGCCTGGCCAACAAGGTGGGCGCGAAGTTCGCCGAGCGCGTCGCCGCGGCCGTGCCCGACTCGGGCCTGGCCGACGCCGAGGTCATCGGCATCCCGCTGCGCCACTCGATCACCTCGCTCGACCGGGCCGCGCTGCGGCGGCAGGCCCGCGCCCACTTCGGGCTGCACCCGACCGCGCCGGTGCTGCTGGTGTTCGGCGGCTCCCAGGGCGCGCGGTCGATCAACAACGCCGTCTCGGCCGCCGCGCCCGCGTTCGCGCAGGCCGGCATCGGCGTGCTGCACGCGCACGGCCCGAAGAACACCCTCGCCGTGCAGTCGGTGCCGGGCGCGCCGCCGTACGTGCCGGTGCCGTACCTGGAGCGGATGGACCTCGCCTACGCGGCGGCCGACGCGGTGCTGTGCCGCTCGGGCGCGATGACGGTGGCCGAGGTGTCCGCCGTCGGCCTGCCCGCGGTGTTCGTGCCGCTGCCGCACGGCAACGGCGAGCAGGCGCTCAACGCGAACCCCGTCGTCTCGGTGGGCGGCGGCCTGCTGGTCCCCGACGAGCAGCTGACCCCCGAGTGGGTCGCGGGCACCGTGGTGCCGCTGGTCGCGGACCGCAACCGGCTGGCCGCCATGACCACCGCGACGCTGAGCACCGGTCACCGCGAGGCCGACGAGGTGCTGGCCCGCATCGTCCTGGAAGTGGTCGGGAAGTGA
- the ftsW gene encoding putative lipid II flippase FtsW, with protein MTAVEQRPAARAARPRRPRRPTRTSLTAWLGRPLADFHLLLAIFGVLTVLGLIMVLSASAPGEVAEGASAYSVFKKQLLYVGVGAVAFLVVLRIPLRRFRHGSTMAMLVCVIMLCLVLTPLGTVAGGAQSWFTVGPVSFQPIEPAKLALALWGSHVLVTKRALLDQYRHLLVPVVPVALVVFALVMLQPDLGGTITLGVVLMSLLWFVGAPMRLFGVIAVGAVTSAVVLAVGADYRMKRVQTFLNPAADPQGDGLQALQALYALAEGGFLGKGLTNGSSKWRYLPNVHSDFIFAVIGEELGFIGCLLVLGLFVLLAVVGLRIAARNTDPWIRMVSATLTVWLVAQAAINIGYVVQLLPVTGITLPMISSGGTSVVTTMVVFGILASCARHEPEAVSALRSLGPGRVGGVLKLPAPEAYKPPPKRRPSRPSTPPRSRKAAPPPVDERRMAGRHAPPSEYRRRESRKAGQDRDVRSRRRDGR; from the coding sequence ATGACTGCGGTGGAACAGCGACCCGCTGCTCGCGCGGCCCGACCGAGGCGGCCCCGGCGGCCGACGCGCACGTCGCTGACCGCGTGGCTGGGCAGGCCGCTGGCGGACTTCCACCTGCTGCTCGCGATCTTCGGCGTGCTGACCGTGCTCGGCCTGATCATGGTGCTCTCGGCGTCCGCGCCGGGGGAGGTGGCCGAGGGCGCGTCCGCGTACAGCGTGTTCAAGAAGCAGTTGCTGTACGTGGGCGTGGGCGCGGTGGCGTTCCTGGTGGTGCTGCGCATCCCGCTGCGCCGGTTCCGGCACGGCAGCACGATGGCGATGCTCGTCTGCGTGATCATGCTGTGCCTCGTCCTGACCCCGCTGGGGACGGTCGCGGGCGGCGCGCAGTCGTGGTTCACGGTGGGGCCGGTGTCGTTCCAGCCCATCGAGCCGGCGAAGCTCGCGCTGGCGCTGTGGGGCTCGCACGTGCTGGTCACCAAGCGCGCCCTGCTCGACCAGTACCGGCACCTGCTGGTGCCCGTCGTGCCGGTGGCGCTGGTCGTGTTCGCCCTGGTGATGCTGCAACCCGACCTCGGCGGCACGATCACGCTCGGCGTGGTGCTGATGAGCCTGCTCTGGTTCGTCGGCGCGCCCATGCGGCTGTTCGGCGTCATCGCCGTCGGCGCGGTGACCAGCGCGGTCGTGCTGGCGGTCGGCGCGGACTACCGGATGAAGCGCGTGCAGACGTTCCTCAACCCGGCGGCCGACCCGCAGGGTGACGGGCTCCAGGCGCTCCAGGCGCTCTACGCGCTGGCCGAGGGCGGGTTCCTCGGCAAGGGCCTGACCAATGGCAGCTCGAAGTGGCGCTACCTGCCGAACGTGCACTCGGACTTCATCTTCGCGGTCATCGGCGAGGAGCTGGGCTTCATCGGCTGCCTGCTGGTGCTCGGCCTGTTCGTCCTGCTCGCCGTGGTCGGCCTGCGCATCGCCGCCCGCAACACCGACCCGTGGATCAGGATGGTCTCGGCGACGCTCACGGTGTGGCTGGTCGCGCAGGCCGCCATCAACATCGGCTACGTCGTGCAGTTGCTCCCCGTCACCGGCATCACGCTGCCGATGATCTCCTCCGGCGGCACGTCGGTGGTCACGACGATGGTGGTGTTCGGCATCCTGGCCAGCTGCGCCCGGCACGAGCCGGAAGCCGTCTCCGCGCTGCGCTCGCTGGGACCGGGCCGGGTGGGCGGGGTGCTGAAGCTGCCCGCCCCCGAGGCGTACAAGCCACCGCCCAAGCGCCGCCCCTCACGCCCTTCCACGCCGCCCAGGAGCCGCAAGGCCGCACCGCCGCCGGTCGACGAGAGGCGGATGGCCGGCCGTCACGCTCCGCCGTCGGAGTACCGTCGTCGCGAATCCCGCAAGGCCGGTCAGGACCGGGACGTGAGGTCCCGGCGCAGGGACGGGCGTTAG
- the pgeF gene encoding peptidoglycan editing factor PgeF: MRIRRVLTTREGGVSKAPFDSFNLGDHVGDDPAAVEANRRRLAEGIGLAPDRLVWMEQVHGRTVGVVRGPVDAPLEATDAVVTDQAGLGLVVLTADCVPVLMGDPEAGVVAAVHAGRVGARVGVVPAALGRMVELGADPGRVEVLLGPAVCGQCYEVPADMRADVEKHLPGSAAKTRAGKPALDLRAGLWQQLADAGVGKIGVDPRCTVEEKTLFSHRRTPGTGRLAGVVWIDR, encoded by the coding sequence GTGCGCATCCGTCGTGTCCTGACCACCCGTGAGGGTGGGGTGTCCAAGGCTCCGTTCGACTCGTTCAACCTCGGTGACCACGTCGGTGACGACCCGGCCGCCGTCGAGGCCAACCGGAGGAGGTTGGCCGAGGGGATCGGGCTGGCGCCCGACCGGCTGGTGTGGATGGAACAGGTCCACGGGCGGACGGTGGGTGTCGTCCGCGGGCCGGTCGACGCGCCGCTGGAGGCCACCGACGCGGTGGTCACCGACCAGGCGGGACTGGGGTTGGTGGTGCTCACCGCCGACTGCGTGCCGGTGCTGATGGGCGACCCCGAGGCCGGTGTCGTCGCCGCCGTGCACGCCGGGCGGGTCGGCGCGCGGGTCGGGGTCGTGCCGGCCGCGCTGGGGCGCATGGTCGAGCTGGGGGCGGACCCGGGGCGCGTCGAGGTGCTGCTGGGACCCGCCGTGTGCGGCCAGTGCTACGAGGTGCCCGCCGACATGCGCGCCGACGTCGAGAAGCACCTGCCGGGCAGTGCCGCCAAGACCCGGGCGGGCAAGCCCGCCCTCGACCTGCGGGCCGGGTTGTGGCAGCAGCTCGCGGACGCCGGCGTCGGGAAGATCGGCGTCGACCCCCGGTGCACGGTGGAGGAGAAGACGCTGTTCAGCCACCGCCGCACGCCGGGGACCGGGCGGTTGGCCGGTGTCGTGTGGATCGACCGGTGA